GAGCGTGATCGAGGTCAGTCGGCTGGCGGCGGTGCTCGAGGCCAAGGGGCTCGTCATCGACGAGTAGCGCCGGGCGGCGCGCGGCAGGTCCACACCTTCCCGAAGGAATCGTGGGGTCTACAGCTTCTCGAAGGGATCGTGGTTCGCGAGCAGCTTCTCCACCCGCGCCTGATCGACCCGGCTGACGATCTGCCCGGCCTCCTGCCGGTCCCGGATCACCTTGGCCAGGGTGAAAGCGGAGGTCACCAGGTAGAGCACGGAGATGGCGAGGAAGCCGCGCACCCAGGCGTTGGCGCTCAGCTGGAAGATGCCGATGGCGGTGGCGGCCATGGCGACGGCGAAGGAGGCGATCGCCTGACCGTAGAACGCGGCCGTGCTCTGCTGCTTGACCGGTGTCTCACTCATGCGGACAAGAATGGGCGGATGCGAATCGGCCCCGCATCCGTCCGGATACTCAGGTACGTACTCAGAAATACGTATTCGGAAATCGGCGCCGTCAGTGCGGTTGGCGCAGTCCCGCGATGAGGAGGGCGACCAGTCGGCGTGCGTCATAGCCGGGGTCGTGCTCGGCGCCGATGCAGAGGTTCCCGACGCCGCGCATGAGCTCGAGCGCCTTCAGATCGGACCGGATCTCTCCGGCTTCGGCCGCGGCGTCGAGCAATTGGGTGCACACGGGCAGGAGGCGGTCGATGAAGTACGAGTGCAGCGTGTCGAAGCCCGCGTTGTCGGACCGCAGCACGGCGGCGAGGCCGTGCTTGGTGACCAGGAAGTCGACAAAGAGATTGATCCACTGGCCCAGCGCGGCATGCGGCGTCTCGCTGCTCGCCAGCAGGGCCGGACCGGCCTCGGCGCAGGCCTCGACCTGGTGCCGGTAGACGGCGATGATCAGATCCGCCCGCGTCGGGAAGTGGCGGTAGATCGTGCCCACCCCGACACCGGCCT
This genomic interval from Streptomyces asiaticus contains the following:
- a CDS encoding YiaA/YiaB family inner membrane protein, translating into MSETPVKQQSTAAFYGQAIASFAVAMAATAIGIFQLSANAWVRGFLAISVLYLVTSAFTLAKVIRDRQEAGQIVSRVDQARVEKLLANHDPFEKL
- a CDS encoding TetR/AcrR family transcriptional regulator — encoded protein: MNDGDKGAGPSARSKRADARRNQEALLDAAASVFVTSGVEAPVRDIAAKAGVGVGTIYRHFPTRADLIIAVYRHQVEACAEAGPALLASSETPHAALGQWINLFVDFLVTKHGLAAVLRSDNAGFDTLHSYFIDRLLPVCTQLLDAAAEAGEIRSDLKALELMRGVGNLCIGAEHDPGYDARRLVALLIAGLRQPH